From the genome of Desulfobaculum xiamenense, one region includes:
- a CDS encoding gamma-glutamylcyclotransferase family protein, whose protein sequence is MTDRMEPFRLFVYGTLMRGERNHARFCGGGVGFREAAIWGRLFDLPAGYPALLIPQQSIMATGTLDPVADAQRQAEVGCDWPQRPEGDWDIVHGELVEFATPSRDMPPIDELEEFVPDGSGLYRRVLVSVMVGAECAAAWVYCMDATPQGVRLPDGRWLGCR, encoded by the coding sequence ATGACTGACCGGATGGAGCCGTTTAGGCTGTTCGTTTATGGAACGCTGATGCGCGGCGAGAGGAACCATGCGCGATTCTGTGGCGGTGGCGTGGGATTTCGGGAGGCCGCCATTTGGGGCAGGCTTTTCGATTTGCCAGCGGGCTACCCCGCCCTGTTGATTCCGCAGCAGTCGATCATGGCGACAGGGACGCTCGACCCTGTCGCGGACGCGCAGCGGCAGGCCGAGGTGGGATGTGACTGGCCACAGCGGCCGGAGGGCGATTGGGATATCGTGCATGGCGAGTTGGTCGAATTCGCCACGCCCTCGCGCGACATGCCGCCCATCGACGAGCTTGAGGAATTCGTCCCGGACGGGAGCGGGCTGTATCGGCGCGTGCTGGTGTCGGTGATGGTCGGGGCGGAGTGTGCCGCCGCGTGGGTGTATTGCATGGATGCCACGCCGCAAGGCGTGCGCCTGCCGGATGGGCGCTGGTTGGGGTGTCGATGA
- a CDS encoding cation:proton antiporter — protein MGIASDLVLIIVLSLICAVFARKLGQPLILAYIVAGILLGPHTGGVTVSSVHEIELLAEIGVALLLFVLGIEFSFKELKPVKGIALIGTPIQILLTMAFGYGVGLHLGWDWNASLWLGAVMSLSSTMVVLKTLESQGLMGTLSSRVMIGMLIVQDMAIVPLLIVVPKIQTIGSELGALVWACAKAGIFLVAMVALGRKIIPAVLARIARCGSRELFLLSTCALGLGIGYATYLTGLSFAFGAFVAGMILSESDFAYQTLGNMLPLRDLFGLLFFASIGMLLDPSVIIDHPGEVLTLLAFLMIGKGAIFAILSRIFRYGNVIPLATALTMSQIGELSFLLASAGAASGALGHREYSLILTTAVLSMMLTPLAARITGPLYGLRKRLVGHGPLQTKNLPPSDAMRDHVVIVGGGTIGGMIAGILRRFGHPFVVIEDDYRAMEKLSKAGMPVIFGDAGNDVVLEAAHVAQARIMLVTPPAYAVVQMVTKMARKAAPELVVIGRAHTGEEMRALAQDGADIVVEPGLEASLEFIRQTLSRLGVSAADIMRFADEVHRDLYAPFHEEMSANGVGGALRISQRLFDLHWIELPAGSPLGDRAIRDTEIRTRTGASVVAILRGENVDVNPGPEKTLRAGDLLGVIGMAEQVDALRTLMAASEG, from the coding sequence ATGGGCATCGCTTCGGATCTCGTTCTCATCATCGTCCTTTCGCTCATATGCGCCGTTTTTGCGCGCAAGCTGGGCCAGCCGCTCATTCTCGCCTACATTGTTGCGGGAATCCTGCTTGGCCCGCACACCGGCGGCGTAACCGTCTCGTCCGTCCACGAAATCGAACTGCTGGCCGAAATCGGCGTGGCACTCCTGCTGTTCGTGCTCGGCATCGAGTTCTCGTTCAAGGAATTGAAGCCGGTGAAGGGCATAGCCCTCATCGGAACGCCCATCCAGATACTTTTGACCATGGCCTTCGGGTATGGCGTTGGCCTGCATCTTGGCTGGGACTGGAATGCTTCTCTGTGGCTCGGCGCGGTCATGTCGCTATCGAGCACCATGGTCGTGCTGAAAACGCTGGAAAGTCAGGGCCTCATGGGCACACTGTCGAGCCGGGTCATGATCGGCATGCTCATTGTTCAGGACATGGCCATCGTCCCGCTGCTCATCGTGGTGCCGAAGATACAGACCATCGGGTCGGAGCTGGGCGCGCTGGTCTGGGCCTGCGCCAAGGCGGGCATATTCCTCGTCGCCATGGTCGCCCTCGGCAGGAAGATCATCCCGGCGGTCCTTGCCCGCATCGCCCGTTGCGGCTCGCGCGAGCTGTTTCTCCTGAGCACCTGCGCACTGGGGCTGGGCATCGGATACGCGACCTACCTGACCGGCCTGTCCTTCGCGTTCGGCGCTTTCGTGGCGGGCATGATTCTCAGCGAATCCGACTTCGCATACCAGACGCTCGGCAACATGCTGCCCCTGCGCGACCTCTTCGGCCTGCTGTTCTTCGCCTCCATCGGTATGCTGCTCGATCCGTCCGTGATCATCGACCACCCCGGCGAGGTGCTGACGCTTCTGGCCTTCCTCATGATCGGCAAGGGGGCGATCTTCGCCATCCTTTCGCGGATATTCCGCTACGGCAACGTTATTCCGCTGGCCACGGCGCTGACCATGTCCCAGATAGGCGAACTTTCGTTCCTGCTGGCGAGCGCGGGCGCGGCCTCCGGTGCGCTGGGACATCGGGAATATTCCCTCATCCTTACCACGGCGGTCTTGAGCATGATGCTTACGCCGTTGGCCGCACGGATCACCGGGCCGCTGTACGGCCTGCGCAAGCGGCTGGTGGGGCATGGCCCCCTGCAAACCAAGAACCTCCCGCCGAGTGACGCCATGCGCGACCACGTGGTCATCGTGGGCGGCGGAACCATTGGCGGCATGATCGCGGGCATCCTGCGGCGCTTCGGGCACCCCTTCGTCGTCATCGAGGACGACTACCGCGCCATGGAAAAGCTCAGCAAGGCCGGAATGCCCGTGATCTTCGGCGATGCGGGCAACGATGTGGTGCTGGAGGCGGCGCATGTGGCGCAGGCCAGAATCATGCTCGTCACGCCACCGGCCTACGCGGTCGTCCAGATGGTCACGAAGATGGCTCGCAAGGCCGCACCGGAACTGGTCGTCATCGGGCGCGCGCACACGGGCGAGGAAATGCGGGCACTGGCGCAGGATGGGGCCGACATTGTCGTTGAGCCGGGCCTTGAAGCCAGTCTCGAATTCATCCGCCAGACACTGTCGCGCCTTGGCGTATCGGCTGCGGACATCATGCGCTTCGCGGATGAGGTACACCGCGATCTGTATGCCCCGTTCCATGAGGAAATGTCCGCCAACGGCGTCGGCGGGGCGCTTCGAATCTCCCAGCGCCTGTTCGATCTGCACTGGATAGAGCTGCCAGCAGGCTCCCCACTTGGAGACAGAGCCATTCGCGATACGGAAATCCGCACCCGCACAGGCGCATCCGTCGTGGCCATCCTCCGGGGCGAAAACGTGGACGTCAATCCCGGACCGGAGAAGACGCTGCGGGCAGGGGACCTACTCGGTGTCATCGGCATGGCGGAGCAGGTGGACGCCCTGCGCACCCTCATGGCAGCCAGCGAAGGCTAG
- the greA gene encoding transcription elongation factor GreA, giving the protein MSTIPISVEGFERVKKELEELKKERPEVIDAIAKAREEGDLRENAGYDAARERQGMLEARINYIESRIPRFNVIDLNTLHGPRVTFGATVEIEDLDTAEVRKYTLLGPDETDTANGKISVLSPVARALLGKEEGDEIVVDAPRGKIEYEIVSVTFPGLKN; this is encoded by the coding sequence ATGAGCACCATTCCGATTTCTGTCGAAGGTTTTGAGCGGGTCAAAAAGGAACTCGAGGAACTCAAGAAGGAGCGGCCCGAGGTGATCGATGCGATCGCCAAGGCTCGCGAGGAAGGCGACCTGCGTGAGAACGCCGGATACGACGCCGCCCGCGAGCGCCAGGGTATGCTCGAAGCGCGTATCAATTACATCGAGTCGCGCATTCCTCGTTTCAACGTCATCGACTTAAACACGTTGCATGGTCCCCGCGTCACCTTCGGCGCCACCGTTGAGATCGAAGATCTGGATACCGCCGAGGTGCGCAAGTACACCCTGCTCGGTCCGGACGAGACCGATACGGCGAACGGAAAGATTTCCGTGCTTTCTCCCGTTGCCCGTGCCCTTCTGGGCAAGGAAGAGGGAGACGAGATCGTTGTCGACGCCCCGCGCGGCAAGATCGAGTACGAAATCGTTTCCGTGACCTTCCCCGGCTTGAAGAATTAA
- the ribB gene encoding 3,4-dihydroxy-2-butanone-4-phosphate synthase translates to MNQNSVSLFGTPAERVENALEALRRGQGVLVTDNEDRENEGDLIFAAQTLTPPQMAMLIRQCSGIVCLCLPEDKVRALGLPMMVEHNRSQYQTAFTVSIEAAEGVTTGVSAADRVTTIKAAIADDATPASINSPGHVFPLRARQGGVLERGGHTEATVDLMRLAGLKPYGVLCEVTNEDGTMARLPEIVELGKRHDIPVLTVQDIVTYRLAAQREAC, encoded by the coding sequence ATGAATCAGAATTCCGTTTCTCTTTTCGGTACCCCCGCAGAGCGCGTGGAAAACGCGCTGGAAGCCCTTCGCCGTGGTCAGGGCGTTCTCGTTACTGACAACGAGGACCGCGAAAACGAAGGTGATCTCATCTTCGCCGCGCAGACCCTGACTCCGCCGCAGATGGCCATGCTCATCCGCCAGTGCAGCGGCATCGTCTGTCTCTGCCTGCCGGAGGACAAGGTCCGCGCACTGGGCCTGCCCATGATGGTGGAGCACAATCGCAGCCAGTACCAGACCGCCTTCACCGTCTCCATCGAGGCGGCGGAGGGTGTGACCACCGGCGTCTCCGCCGCTGACCGCGTAACCACCATCAAGGCAGCCATTGCCGACGACGCCACCCCCGCCAGCATCAACAGCCCCGGCCACGTCTTCCCGCTGCGCGCCCGTCAGGGCGGCGTGCTGGAGCGTGGCGGACACACTGAGGCCACCGTGGACCTCATGCGTCTTGCCGGTCTCAAGCCCTACGGCGTGCTGTGCGAAGTAACCAACGAGGACGGCACCATGGCCCGCCTGCCGGAGATCGTCGAGCTCGGCAAACGGCACGACATTCCCGTGCTCACCGTGCAGGACATCGTGACCTATCGCCTCGCCGCACAGCGCGAGGCCTGCTGA
- a CDS encoding class I SAM-dependent methyltransferase has product MKARRMRSVLHVGCGMPKPDRLHAMFRTPGWREIRLDINPDVRPDYVASITDMRIVVTSSMDAIYSSHNLEHLYPHEVSLALSEFRRVLRADGFALVTVPDVQSVAEAILRDGLDDALYNSSLGPVAPLDILYGHRVALAQGRLYMAHHTGFTQKTLAVALQSAGFTHVEVRRDPQTYSIWAKATVNRPASTAKASHAGAEEAPTP; this is encoded by the coding sequence ATGAAAGCCCGCAGAATGCGCAGCGTTCTCCATGTCGGCTGCGGCATGCCGAAACCGGATCGGCTGCATGCCATGTTCCGCACTCCGGGATGGCGCGAGATACGGCTCGACATCAACCCCGACGTCCGTCCGGATTATGTCGCCTCCATCACCGACATGCGTATTGTCGTCACATCCAGCATGGATGCCATCTATTCCTCCCATAATCTGGAGCATCTCTACCCGCACGAAGTTTCGCTGGCCCTGTCGGAATTCCGGCGGGTTCTCCGCGCGGATGGATTCGCCCTTGTCACAGTTCCGGACGTCCAGTCCGTCGCAGAGGCCATTCTGCGCGACGGGCTAGATGATGCCCTGTACAATTCGTCCCTCGGCCCCGTCGCCCCGCTCGATATTCTGTATGGACACCGCGTCGCGCTGGCACAGGGGCGCCTGTACATGGCCCACCATACGGGATTCACGCAGAAGACACTTGCCGTGGCGCTCCAATCCGCAGGTTTCACGCATGTGGAGGTGCGACGCGATCCCCAGACCTACAGCATTTGGGCAAAGGCGACGGTGAACAGGCCAGCCAGCACTGCCAAGGCATCGCATGCCGGGGCCGAGGAAGCCCCCACCCCATGA
- a CDS encoding rubredoxin, with translation MAGEKWECPCGYVYDPAEGDPEHGIAPGTEWADVPEDWVCPKCGAEKEYFEMI, from the coding sequence ATGGCTGGAGAAAAATGGGAATGCCCCTGCGGCTACGTCTACGATCCGGCGGAAGGCGATCCTGAACACGGCATTGCGCCCGGCACCGAGTGGGCCGACGTGCCCGAGGATTGGGTCTGCCCCAAGTGCGGAGCCGAAAAAGAATACTTCGAGATGATCTAG
- the ileS gene encoding isoleucine--tRNA ligase: MSDYKKTLHLPQTSFPMKANLTQNEPKMLKFWEETNAYETMVKANEGHERYVLHDGPPYANGHIHLGTAMNKVLKDIIVKHRNMQGYEAEYVPGWDCHGLPIEHKVGQELKAKGKTDLPAAAIRKICRSYAEKWMNVQRGEFKRLGVMGAWDEPYLTMNPSYEAATARELGNFMAKGSVVRNKKPIYWCNDCKTALAEAEVEYADHTSPSVFVRFPLTDERVKEIIPAVDPARTFVCIWTTTPWTLPSNMAIAFHAEYDYACVEHEGNFYILAEELLESCAAKFGWSGYSVVATIKGAQMDRLKARHCFYDRESLLVLADYVTLESGTGCVHTAPGHGPDDYMTGYRYGLEIYSPLDDEGRFLPTVEFFGGKTVNEANPLVIAKLREVGNLLAEEKITHSYPHCWRCKQPVIYRATTQWFISMEKNDLRANALKAIASDVQWIPAWGRERIHNMIEFRPDWCISRQRTWGVPIVALLCKDCGEAWFDSKWVMDIVSRFEKHPTGCDYWFEAPLDEIIPADLVCPHCGGRHWEKEDDILDVWFDSGTSFAAVVEQRDECRFPADIYLEGSDQHRGWFHSSLLASMGTRGVAPYKSVLTHGYVVDGEGKKMSKSIGNVVAPQEIIDKYGADILRMWVSSENYQSDVRISDDILNRLVDAYRRIRNTMRFILGNLGDFDPAVHAVPADRMLPLDRYAMDLINSIHAKIERSYNEYEFHRVFHALHNMCVTDLSSFYLDILKDRLYVSAQDSPERRSAQTALWQILMVFLSDIAPVLSFTAEEAFQSLPEALHPGVPTVFAMRFKMDESYLLSEEERHRWDTISAVRGEIIRAIEPVRKAGTVGHSLDTAITVFAREDLLEDLSIEGLDLRELCIISSLTLAPLAEAPADAFTSEEVEELRITVAPAKGDKCERCWVHSEELGTDATHPTLCPRCAAVMAAEAE; encoded by the coding sequence ATGAGCGATTATAAGAAGACCCTGCACCTGCCCCAGACCAGTTTCCCCATGAAGGCCAATCTGACCCAGAACGAGCCGAAAATGCTCAAGTTTTGGGAAGAGACCAACGCCTACGAGACCATGGTCAAGGCCAACGAAGGCCATGAGCGCTACGTGCTTCATGACGGTCCGCCCTACGCCAACGGGCACATTCATCTCGGCACCGCCATGAACAAGGTGCTCAAGGACATCATCGTCAAGCACCGGAACATGCAGGGCTACGAGGCCGAATACGTCCCCGGCTGGGACTGTCACGGCCTGCCCATCGAGCACAAGGTGGGTCAGGAACTCAAGGCCAAGGGCAAGACCGACCTGCCCGCCGCCGCCATCCGTAAAATCTGCCGCAGCTATGCGGAAAAGTGGATGAACGTCCAGCGCGGCGAGTTCAAGCGCCTTGGCGTCATGGGTGCCTGGGACGAACCGTACCTGACCATGAACCCCAGCTACGAGGCCGCCACGGCCCGTGAGCTTGGCAATTTCATGGCCAAGGGTTCCGTCGTCCGCAACAAGAAGCCCATCTACTGGTGCAACGACTGCAAGACGGCCCTCGCCGAGGCCGAGGTGGAATACGCCGACCACACCTCCCCCTCCGTGTTCGTCCGCTTCCCGCTCACCGACGAGCGTGTGAAGGAAATCATCCCCGCCGTCGATCCCGCCCGTACCTTTGTGTGCATCTGGACGACCACCCCGTGGACGCTGCCGTCCAACATGGCCATCGCCTTCCACGCCGAGTATGATTACGCCTGCGTGGAGCATGAGGGCAATTTCTACATCCTCGCCGAGGAACTGCTGGAGAGCTGCGCCGCCAAGTTCGGCTGGAGCGGCTACAGCGTGGTGGCCACGATCAAGGGTGCCCAGATGGACCGCCTCAAGGCCCGTCACTGCTTCTACGACAGGGAATCCCTGCTCGTGCTGGCCGATTACGTCACCCTTGAGAGCGGCACCGGCTGCGTTCACACCGCCCCCGGTCACGGTCCCGATGACTACATGACCGGCTACCGCTACGGTCTCGAAATCTACTCCCCGCTTGACGACGAGGGCCGTTTCCTGCCCACCGTCGAGTTCTTCGGCGGCAAGACCGTCAACGAGGCCAACCCGCTCGTTATCGCCAAGCTGCGCGAGGTGGGTAACCTGCTGGCCGAGGAGAAGATCACCCACTCGTACCCGCACTGCTGGCGCTGCAAGCAGCCCGTCATCTACCGGGCAACCACCCAGTGGTTCATCTCCATGGAGAAGAACGACCTGCGCGCCAACGCACTCAAGGCCATCGCCAGCGACGTGCAGTGGATTCCGGCCTGGGGCCGCGAGCGCATCCACAACATGATCGAATTCCGTCCCGACTGGTGCATCTCGCGCCAGCGCACGTGGGGCGTGCCCATCGTGGCCCTGCTCTGCAAGGACTGCGGCGAGGCGTGGTTCGACTCCAAATGGGTCATGGACATCGTGTCCCGCTTCGAGAAGCACCCCACCGGCTGCGACTACTGGTTCGAGGCTCCGCTCGACGAGATCATCCCCGCCGACCTCGTGTGCCCCCACTGCGGTGGCCGCCACTGGGAGAAGGAAGACGACATCCTCGACGTGTGGTTTGACTCCGGCACCAGCTTTGCCGCCGTTGTCGAGCAGCGCGACGAATGCCGCTTCCCGGCTGACATCTACCTCGAAGGTTCCGACCAGCACCGCGGCTGGTTCCATAGCTCGCTTCTGGCGTCCATGGGCACCCGCGGCGTGGCTCCGTACAAGTCCGTGCTGACCCACGGCTACGTCGTCGATGGCGAGGGCAAGAAGATGTCCAAGTCCATCGGCAACGTCGTGGCTCCGCAGGAAATCATCGACAAGTACGGCGCGGATATCCTGCGCATGTGGGTGTCGTCCGAGAACTACCAGTCCGACGTGCGCATCTCCGATGACATTCTGAATCGACTGGTCGACGCCTACCGGCGCATCCGCAACACCATGCGCTTCATCCTCGGCAACCTCGGCGATTTCGACCCCGCCGTCCACGCCGTTCCCGCCGACAGGATGCTGCCGCTCGACCGCTACGCCATGGACCTCATCAACTCGATCCATGCAAAGATCGAGCGCTCCTACAACGAGTACGAGTTCCACCGCGTGTTCCATGCGCTGCACAACATGTGCGTGACGGACCTGTCGTCCTTCTATCTCGACATCCTGAAGGACCGCCTCTACGTCTCCGCGCAGGATTCGCCGGAGCGCCGCTCCGCTCAGACCGCCCTGTGGCAGATCCTCATGGTCTTCCTGAGCGACATCGCGCCGGTCCTCTCCTTCACCGCGGAAGAGGCCTTCCAGAGCCTGCCCGAGGCGCTGCATCCTGGCGTTCCCACCGTGTTCGCCATGCGCTTCAAGATGGACGAGAGCTACCTCCTTTCCGAGGAGGAGCGTCACCGCTGGGATACCATCTCCGCCGTGCGCGGCGAGATCATCCGCGCCATCGAGCCGGTGCGTAAGGCCGGAACCGTGGGCCACAGCCTCGATACCGCCATCACGGTCTTCGCCCGCGAGGACCTGCTGGAGGATCTTTCCATCGAGGGGCTGGACCTGCGCGAGCTGTGCATCATCTCCAGCCTGACGCTCGCTCCGCTGGCCGAGGCTCCCGCCGATGCCTTCACCAGCGAAGAAGTCGAGGAACTGCGCATCACCGTTGCTCCCGCCAAGGGAGACAAGTGCGAGCGCTGCTGGGTGCATTCCGAGGAGCTTGGCACCGATGCCACGCATCCCACGCTGTGCCCCCGCTGCGCCGCAGTGATGGCTGCCGAGGCCGAATAG
- the lspA gene encoding signal peptidase II: MRARYTTALGIAGFVLALDQVTKARVAASIPLWEGFPVVPGFFNMVHVLNRGAAFGFLNRTDIEWQTTFFIVTALAAVGLILYLLRGSHCADRLSVCGLGLVLGGALGNLVDRIRIGAVIDFLDFHVGAWHWPAFNVADIAICLGVCALTLTLLKTGNSGETNE; the protein is encoded by the coding sequence ATGCGCGCGCGTTACACCACCGCACTCGGCATTGCCGGGTTCGTTCTCGCCCTCGATCAGGTCACCAAGGCCCGGGTCGCCGCATCCATCCCGCTCTGGGAAGGATTTCCGGTCGTGCCCGGGTTCTTCAACATGGTGCACGTGCTCAACCGGGGCGCGGCCTTCGGGTTCCTGAACCGGACCGACATCGAGTGGCAGACGACGTTCTTCATCGTCACGGCACTCGCGGCTGTCGGGCTGATTCTCTATCTGCTGCGCGGCTCCCACTGCGCGGACCGGCTGTCCGTATGCGGACTCGGCCTCGTTTTGGGCGGCGCGCTCGGCAATCTGGTCGATCGCATCCGCATCGGCGCGGTGATCGACTTTCTCGATTTCCACGTGGGGGCATGGCACTGGCCCGCCTTCAACGTGGCTGACATCGCCATCTGTCTTGGGGTTTGCGCACTCACGCTCACCCTTCTGAAAACCGGCAACAGCGGCGAAACGAACGAATAG
- a CDS encoding PLD nuclease N-terminal domain-containing protein encodes MLVDISTFSPALLAIIAAMVAVCLSLSFWAIWHAFWREFPSHQEKMVWLALAVFIPFIGGIVYLVCGRNRGRRYAS; translated from the coding sequence ATGCTCGTTGACATCTCCACATTCTCCCCTGCACTTTTGGCCATCATCGCAGCCATGGTCGCCGTTTGCCTTTCCTTGAGTTTCTGGGCAATCTGGCACGCGTTCTGGCGCGAATTCCCTTCGCATCAGGAAAAGATGGTCTGGTTGGCCTTGGCTGTCTTTATTCCGTTTATCGGAGGAATCGTCTATCTTGTCTGTGGAAGGAATAGAGGACGGAGATACGCATCATGA
- the ybgF gene encoding tol-pal system protein YbgF — MKRMLALGIMSLTLTACVNPDDIRTLDDRVYAQKVRIDGIEQKVTDLSTPDPQQADTWSQVQSMRLELASLQGEVESLRRALDEQQAATDANRKSVNALSGDMRDVHSAWQQMTSQLGVDVDLAAMRAERQAAEQAAGAPAANATATDGAAAADAANATAEAPANGDMEPATPAAQPEKPAAPAVAANADPAKALYDSGRKFFEERKYAEGQARWEEFVENFPKHELVANALFWQGECYYQLKDYARAVLKYQEVLDGHKKSPKYPTALLKQGLSFMRLGRVKAGRLLLHDVVEKFPKSPEARRATALLKGQQ, encoded by the coding sequence ATGAAACGAATGCTCGCGCTGGGAATCATGAGTCTCACGCTGACCGCATGCGTGAATCCCGACGACATCAGAACCCTCGACGACCGCGTATACGCGCAGAAGGTTCGCATCGACGGCATCGAACAGAAGGTCACGGACCTCTCCACGCCCGACCCGCAGCAGGCGGACACCTGGTCGCAGGTGCAGAGCATGCGCCTTGAGCTGGCGTCGTTGCAGGGCGAGGTGGAAAGCCTGCGCCGTGCGCTGGACGAACAGCAGGCCGCCACGGATGCCAACCGCAAGTCCGTGAATGCCCTTTCCGGCGACATGCGCGACGTGCACTCCGCATGGCAGCAGATGACCTCGCAGCTTGGCGTGGATGTCGATCTCGCGGCCATGCGCGCAGAGCGTCAGGCCGCCGAGCAGGCCGCTGGCGCGCCTGCGGCCAATGCAACCGCCACCGACGGTGCGGCTGCGGCCGATGCCGCCAATGCCACCGCAGAGGCTCCGGCCAATGGTGACATGGAACCGGCCACCCCCGCGGCGCAGCCCGAAAAGCCCGCTGCCCCGGCCGTCGCCGCCAATGCGGACCCGGCCAAGGCGCTCTACGATTCGGGCCGCAAGTTCTTTGAGGAGCGCAAGTACGCCGAGGGCCAGGCCCGCTGGGAGGAGTTTGTGGAGAACTTCCCCAAGCATGAACTGGTGGCCAACGCTCTGTTCTGGCAGGGCGAATGCTACTACCAGCTCAAGGACTACGCCCGCGCCGTGCTCAAGTATCAGGAAGTGCTGGACGGCCACAAGAAAAGCCCCAAGTACCCCACTGCCCTGCTCAAACAGGGTCTGTCCTTCATGCGCCTTGGCCGTGTGAAGGCGGGACGCCTGCTGCTGCACGACGTGGTCGAGAAGTTCCCCAAGTCCCCCGAGGCACGGCGCGCAACGGCCCTGCTCAAGGGACAGCAGTAA
- a CDS encoding NIL domain-containing protein, whose protein sequence is MQDVIKAHRKIVHLSFPPESSGRPVVCNLTRLFDLTFNILQASISPRQEGSLTLELTGSEENYTKGIAYLSEQGIKVQVVAQKIFRDEEACIDCGMCTALCASKALHLDRATRRIQFDSEKCTACGMCTRVCPVNAMNVQLDEDW, encoded by the coding sequence ATGCAAGACGTCATCAAGGCTCATCGCAAGATCGTTCACCTCTCCTTCCCCCCGGAAAGCTCCGGCCGCCCCGTGGTCTGCAATCTGACCCGGCTGTTCGACCTCACCTTCAACATCCTTCAGGCGTCCATCTCGCCCCGGCAGGAGGGTTCGCTGACCCTCGAACTGACCGGCAGTGAGGAGAACTACACCAAGGGCATCGCCTACCTCTCCGAGCAGGGCATCAAGGTGCAGGTGGTGGCGCAGAAGATATTCCGCGACGAGGAAGCCTGCATCGACTGTGGCATGTGCACCGCGCTGTGCGCGTCCAAGGCTTTGCACCTCGACCGCGCCACCCGGCGTATCCAGTTCGATTCCGAGAAGTGCACCGCCTGCGGCATGTGTACCCGCGTCTGCCCCGTCAACGCCATGAATGTGCAACTCGACGAAGACTGGTAG
- a CDS encoding PilZ domain-containing protein, which translates to MNTREFSSVPTRIRGYVRRMDSASDLPMLQEQLSAAEDDALDLSGVKLQEPLVRFLEAVNAKLDTLLGLMSVERLESEFDSRIEIVEISGSGLGFTCADCAFAVGDRLEFALLLAQFPFRVAAAVGKVTQVRTVNERPVWNVTFTSVRESDQEAIVRFVFREERERIREKKWAE; encoded by the coding sequence ATGAACACACGGGAATTTTCCAGCGTTCCGACCAGAATTCGCGGCTATGTCCGCCGGATGGATTCGGCCTCCGATCTGCCCATGCTTCAGGAGCAGCTTTCCGCAGCCGAAGACGACGCCCTCGACCTGTCCGGGGTGAAGCTTCAGGAACCGCTTGTGCGTTTTCTTGAGGCCGTCAACGCCAAGCTCGACACCCTGCTTGGGCTCATGAGCGTGGAACGGCTCGAAAGCGAGTTCGACAGCCGCATCGAGATCGTGGAAATCTCCGGCTCCGGTCTCGGCTTCACCTGCGCGGACTGCGCCTTCGCCGTTGGCGACAGGCTGGAGTTCGCGCTGCTTCTGGCTCAGTTTCCCTTCCGTGTCGCCGCTGCCGTGGGCAAGGTCACGCAGGTGCGCACCGTCAACGAGCGCCCCGTATGGAACGTGACCTTCACCAGCGTGCGCGAAAGTGATCAGGAGGCCATCGTCAGGTTCGTGTTCAGGGAGGAACGCGAGCGTATCCGTGAAAAGAAATGGGCGGAGTAG